A region from the Arachis ipaensis cultivar K30076 chromosome B01, Araip1.1, whole genome shotgun sequence genome encodes:
- the LOC110270827 gene encoding uncharacterized protein LOC110270827, with protein sequence MPTKMVSCSRGKAVLVRVYAEKHGKRRSSIQQHRHHHHVHQTFRQEAHSSASKGYDRRAGLLNYSHQLRASAKGTSASSTPLLSMSTNIHVHTAPTKMTSPKKKPNYTGTPTCFGNWKLLIPSFLRSWCNAPKKKKKVHSRFLENRMKIFQKRRGRNFFSNVYSVRRTRACV encoded by the exons ATGCCAACCAAAATG GTGAGTTGCAGCAGAGGTAAGGCAGTGCTAGTAAGGGTATATGCTGAGAAGCATGGGAAGAGGAGATCATCAATTCAACAGCATCGCCACCACCACCATGTCCATCAAACATTTAGACAAGAGGCGCATAGTTCTGCAAGTAAGGGATATGATAGAAGAGCAGGGTTGCTTAACTACTCGCATCAATTGCGCGCGTCCGCAAAAGGAACATCTGCATCTTCCACACCCTTACTCTCCATGTCTACTAACATCCATGTTCACACAGCTCCAACCAAG ATGACCTCTCCCAAGAAAAAGCCCAATTATACTGGAACACCAACTTGCTTTGGCAATTGGAAACTATTGATTCCAAGCTTCTTAAGATCATGGTGCAATGccccaaaaaagaagaaaaaggtgcatagcagatttttagaaaaCCGCATGAAAATTTTCCAG AAAAGGAGAGGAAGGAATTTCTTTTCGAATGTGTACTCAGTAAGACGGACGCGTGCTTGTGTTTAG